The proteins below come from a single Melitaea cinxia chromosome 9, ilMelCinx1.1, whole genome shotgun sequence genomic window:
- the LOC123656628 gene encoding cytochrome P450 CYP12A2-like — protein MLKRYLFNVRAFNAYRSSSTSSNNNIQPFESIPGLSSLPIIGPIHHFIPGVGSIGLRANFYELSKVLFEKYGSIVKLDGVFARASMLILYEPEHFDQVYRAEDTLPSRPGFDTLVYYRTKLRKSVTDGIYGLTIAEGSQWRDFRTKVNPALLKPKLVKLYASALEEIAGDIVARLKRLHEKDEYLDQNFDLEITKWSLESVAVVGLGTRLGCLDDGLTDDHPAKILMKCSRDILDLSWKLEFTPSIWKYYPTRTFKKMIKTLDLQWDASVKFIDEAKMKIKERGHDVPEEDKSIIEKLLAIDDKVAIMMANEMLFAGIDTVAFTTTCLLYNLATNQNVQNKLRDVIDSSEQSNKYLRACLKESLRLFAVVPANLRRTTKEHVVDGYHIPKGIDVIAPNEFLSRMEKYYPRANEFLPERWLVEKTDSLYYGNCHPMVTLPFGYGVRSCIGRRIAELEIEIFIKKLLQDVKVTWEGPPIQVVTKVMNSLKKPYYFKFQPVS, from the exons ATGCTCAAACGTTATTTGTTTAACGTAAGAGCATTTAATGCTTATCG atCATCTTCCACGTCTAGTAATAATAACATACAACCTTTTGAATCTATACCAGGATTATCATCTCTACCTATTATTGGTCCAATACATCATTTTATTCCTGGAGTCG GATCAATCGGTTTACGTGCTAATTTCTATGAATTATCTAAAGTTCTGTTTGAGAAATATGGTTCCATAGTTAAGTTAGATGGTGTATTTGCAAGAGCAAGTATGCTTATTTTGTATGAACCGGAACATTTTGATCAG gtATATCGTGCTGAAGATACTTTACCATCAAGACCAGGATTCGATACACTAGTTTATTACAGAACTAAATTAAGAAAATCAGTCACTGATGGTATTTATGGCTTAACGATAGC GGAAGGTTCCCAGTGGCGCGATTTTCGAACGAAAGTTAATCCAGCTTTGTTAAAACCAAAACTGGTGAAATTGTATGCATCAGCTTTAGAAGAAATTGCAGGAGATATAGTGGCGAG GTTAAAAAGACTACACGAGAAAGATGAGTATCTTGACCAAAATTTTGATTTAGAAATTACGAAATGGTCTCTAGAATCAGTAGCTGTTGTCGGTTTAGGAACGAGGCTTGGATGCCTTGACGACGGTTTGACCGATGATCATCCTGCAAAAATACTTATGAAATGTTCTCGAGATATATTAGACCTTTCGTGGAAATTAGAATTTACTCCTAGTATCTGGAAATATTATCCTACACGAACtttcaaaaaaatgattaaaacatTGGATTTACAATGGGA TGCTAGTGTAAAATTTATTGATGAggctaaaatgaaaataaaagaacgAGGCCATGATGTTCCCGAAGAGGATAAAAGCATAATAGAAAAGTTGCTGGCCATTGATGATAAGGTTGCTATCATGATGGCAAATGAAATGTTGTTCGCTGGAATTGATACG GTGGCATTTACAACAACTTGCCTTTTATACAATTTAGCAACAAATCAAAATGTTCAAAACAAATTAAGGGATGTAATAGATTCATCTGAACAAAGCAATAAATATCTCAGAGCTTGCCTCAAAGAATCATTGAGATTATTTGCTGTCGTACCAGCGAACTTGAGACGTACGACTAAAGAGCATGTTGTTGATGGATACCATATCCCTAAAGGA ATTGACGTAATAGCACCAAATGAATTTCTTTCTAGAATGGAAAAGTATTATCCTCGAGCAAATGAATTTTTACCAGAAAGATGGCTAGTGGAAAAAACCGACTCACTATATTATGGAAACTGTCATCCAATGGTAACACTTCCATTCGGTTATGGAGTAAGATCATGCATTGGAAGAAGAATTGCAGAGTtggaaattgaaatatttataaagaagttaTTGCAAGATGTTAAAGTTACTTGGGAAGGTCCACCCATCCAAGTAGTTACAAAAGTCATGAATTCATTGAAGAAACCTTACTACTTTAAATTTCAACCAGTTTCTTGA
- the LOC123656400 gene encoding methyltransferase-like protein: protein MEDTSRRPQFGNRLLENVDEVFKHNAWDNVQWDANQEKAAAEKVEQNSVVTFSEHHLKDLEENADKHWDAFYDIHQNRFFKDRHWLFTEFPELAPDYNAAPVRVFPGTETSGGTATHKNDEKKNHDFKNCKRYIFEIGCGVGNTIFPILQYSQDPNLFIYGCDFSSKAIEIMKQNELYDTKRCEVFVLDATSKDWQVPFSENSLDIIVLIFVLSAIEPSKMTNVVKHIYKYLRPGGLIVFRDYGRYDLAQLRFKKGRCISDNFYARGDKTMVYFFTQEEISKLFTNEGFVEEQNLIDRRLQVNRGKMLTMYRVWIQAKYRKPL from the exons atggaAGATACAAGTAGGAGACCACAATTTGGTAATAGATTGCTTGAAAATGTGGATGAGGTCTTCAAACACAATGCTTG GGATAATGTACAATGGGATGCCAACCAAGAAAAAGCAGCTGCAGAGAAAGTTGAACAGAACTCTGTAGTGACATTTTCTGAGCACCACTTAAAGGATTTGGAAGAAAATGCTGATAAACATTGGGATGCATTCTATGACATACATCAAAATAG gTTTTTTAAAGATCGCCACTGGCTATTTACTGAGTTTCCCGAGCTAGCCCCCGATTACAATGCAGCCCCAGTTAGAGTATTTCCAGGCACTGAAACTAGTGGAGGAACAGCTACACATAAAAATgatgagaaaaaaaatcatgattttaaaaattgtaagcGCTACATTTTCGAAATTGGGTGTGGAGTGGGAAATACTATATTTCCAATACTGCAGTACAGCCAAGacccaaatttatttatttatggttgtGATTTTTCATCAAAGGCTATAGAAATTATGAAACAGAATGAATTATACGACACAAAGAGATGTGAAGTTTTTGTATTGGATGCTACTTCCAAAGATTGGCAAGTTCCGTTCTCAGAGAACTCGCtagatattattgttttaatttttgtactgtCTGCAATAGAACCTTCTAA GATGACAAATgttgttaaacatatttacaaatatctACGACCAGGAGGCCTTATTGTTTTTCGAGACTATGGACGATATGACTTAGCACAATTAAGATTCAAAAAGGGACGTTGTATTTCAGACAATTTTTATGCACGAGGAGACAAAACTatggtttatttttttacacaagaAGAAATTTCAAAGCTTTTTACAAATGAAGGATTTGTAGAGGAACAAAACTTAATAGATAGAAGACTTCAAGTAAACAGAGGCAAGATGTTGACAATGTACAGAGTCTGGATACAAGCAAAATATCGAAAACCTTTATAA